One Azoarcus sp. DN11 DNA segment encodes these proteins:
- a CDS encoding LapD/MoxY N-terminal periplasmic domain-containing protein, whose protein sequence is MSLIKQLWIAIAVVTLIALGGSLVVSTLSARHYLQQQLQVKNLDNATSLALSLSQMPKDPVTVELQIAAQFDAGHYRLIRLTSPTGDIVAEREYAGSLDGAPEWFARLVPIEAHAGVAQVQDGWRQFGTLTLESHKRYAYEALWQGTLQLLGWFALGGALTGLVGTLIIKHITRPLGQVVEQAEAIGGRRFVTTPEPSTMEFRSVVRAMNTLSERVRTILAEESRRLEQLRRQTQHDETTGLLNRSQFLNQLDSALARDDAHAAGTLLIARVGDLTGLNQRIGRAPTDRLLRDLAGQLSGFSAGRANWAIGRMNGSDIALLAPGEDDAGALAAALAKTLHAGLDALPDVALPVAATAYAAGETRSQVLARADGALAAAEQAGDRCVRVDDGAKATAPYPDLQAWRAALLSALERDGVHLGAYPVVANDGRLLHEEAPIRLLLDGVWQPAGYFMPRVARLGLMPRFDMAVVHAALRAISADGRERGINVSAESLCDANFRGELFTLLQADTAAAKRLWIEVPEYGALRHLAEFRALCVALQPLGCRVGIEHVGAHFGELGDLHELGLDYMKIDAAVIRGIDANAGNQAFLRGLCMIVHSLGLMAIAEGVESEAESRVLPDLGLDGMTGPAVRAPSAA, encoded by the coding sequence ATGTCTCTGATCAAACAGCTTTGGATCGCCATCGCCGTGGTGACGCTCATCGCCCTGGGCGGCAGCCTCGTGGTGAGCACCCTGTCCGCCCGGCATTACCTGCAGCAGCAGCTGCAGGTGAAGAACCTCGACAACGCGACCTCACTGGCATTGTCGCTGTCGCAGATGCCCAAGGACCCGGTCACCGTCGAACTGCAGATCGCGGCGCAGTTCGACGCCGGGCACTACCGCCTCATCCGCCTCACCAGCCCGACCGGCGACATCGTGGCCGAACGCGAATATGCCGGCTCACTCGACGGCGCACCGGAGTGGTTTGCCCGCCTGGTCCCGATCGAGGCGCACGCCGGCGTCGCCCAGGTGCAGGACGGCTGGCGCCAGTTCGGCACACTGACGCTCGAAAGCCACAAGCGCTATGCCTACGAGGCGCTGTGGCAGGGCACGCTGCAACTCCTGGGGTGGTTCGCGCTCGGCGGTGCCCTCACGGGCCTCGTCGGCACGCTCATCATCAAGCACATCACGCGCCCCCTGGGCCAGGTCGTCGAACAGGCGGAGGCAATCGGCGGGCGCCGCTTCGTCACCACGCCCGAACCGAGCACGATGGAGTTCCGCAGCGTGGTGCGTGCGATGAACACCTTGTCGGAACGCGTCCGCACGATCCTCGCCGAGGAATCGCGGCGCCTGGAGCAGTTGCGGCGGCAGACCCAGCACGACGAGACGACCGGGCTGCTCAATCGCAGCCAGTTCCTGAATCAGCTCGACTCCGCGCTCGCGCGCGACGATGCGCATGCGGCCGGCACGCTGCTGATCGCACGTGTGGGCGACCTGACCGGGCTCAATCAGCGCATCGGCCGCGCGCCGACGGACCGCCTGCTGCGCGACCTCGCCGGGCAGCTCTCCGGGTTCTCCGCCGGGCGGGCGAACTGGGCGATCGGGCGCATGAACGGCAGCGACATCGCGCTGCTCGCCCCCGGCGAGGACGATGCCGGCGCGCTCGCGGCAGCGCTGGCGAAGACGCTTCACGCCGGTCTCGACGCGCTGCCGGATGTCGCCCTGCCGGTCGCCGCGACCGCCTATGCCGCAGGCGAAACCCGCTCGCAGGTCCTGGCGCGCGCGGACGGCGCACTTGCGGCGGCCGAGCAGGCGGGCGATCGCTGCGTGCGTGTCGACGATGGCGCCAAGGCGACCGCGCCTTATCCGGATCTCCAGGCGTGGCGGGCGGCCCTGCTGTCGGCGCTCGAACGCGACGGGGTGCATCTCGGAGCCTATCCGGTCGTCGCCAACGACGGCCGCCTGCTGCATGAAGAGGCACCGATCCGGCTGCTGCTCGACGGCGTCTGGCAGCCCGCCGGCTATTTCATGCCACGCGTTGCACGCCTGGGCCTGATGCCGCGCTTCGACATGGCGGTCGTGCATGCGGCCTTGCGCGCGATTTCGGCCGATGGCCGCGAGCGCGGCATCAACGTGTCGGCCGAATCGCTGTGCGACGCCAACTTCCGCGGCGAACTGTTCACGTTGCTGCAGGCGGACACGGCGGCAGCAAAACGTTTGTGGATCGAGGTTCCCGAATATGGCGCGCTACGCCACCTGGCGGAGTTCCGCGCGCTGTGCGTGGCGCTGCAGCCGCTCGGGTGTCGGGTCGGCATCGAACATGTGGGAGCACATTTCGGCGAGCTGGGCGACCTGCACGAACTGGGGCTCGACTACATGAAGATCGATGCCGCGGTCATCCGGGGCATCGATGCCAACGCCGGGAACCAGGCGTTCCTGCGCGGCCTGTGCATGATCGTCCATTCCCTTGGCCTGATGGCGATCGCCGAGGGCGTGGAATCGGAGGCCGAAAGCCGGGTGCTGCCCGACCTCGGCCTCGACGGCATGACCGGACCGGCAGTGCGCGCACCGTCGGCCGCGTGA
- a CDS encoding TolC family outer membrane protein, whose amino-acid sequence MKIYRSAIALTVLAVLPFVATGAGPDALRDAARKAVVANPEVQATWDAFRAAREDQSVARSGYLPQVDAIASVGHEELRRPGQSSDSFARRNLTLSLDQMVYDGFFTRSEVARLGYAKLTRYYELVDASEGAAFEAVRAYGDVARFRELVKLAQANYVQHKQIHDQIAERAGAGVGRRVDLEQATGRVALAESNLLTEVSNLHDVSARYLRIVGEVPQDAMPGLPVGTSLGTIPPTAKDALRTAFNSSPALNAAVENVRASQALIDSRRAAFHPRLDLRARQIVDHNLDGVDGRTRQGVIELVLSYNIFRGGADDARLRQAGDLSNQAKDLREKACRDVRQTLAIAYNDVQRLQEQLRYLDQHQLSIQKAREAYRRQFDIGQRTLLDLLDTENEYFQAERAYVNAGYDQIIAQARALSSMGQLMGALGVAREDLPAPADVGQDRTGIDPDTVCPPEAPVPMTIDKAALLSEAMKAVGAVPPAGSRTK is encoded by the coding sequence ATGAAAATTTATCGATCCGCGATTGCGTTGACCGTGCTGGCCGTGCTCCCGTTCGTCGCAACGGGTGCGGGGCCGGATGCCCTGCGTGATGCGGCGCGCAAGGCCGTGGTGGCCAACCCCGAAGTGCAGGCCACGTGGGACGCGTTCCGTGCGGCGCGTGAAGACCAGTCGGTTGCGCGTTCGGGCTATCTGCCCCAGGTGGACGCCATCGCCAGCGTCGGCCACGAGGAATTGCGGCGCCCGGGGCAGTCCTCCGATTCATTTGCGCGTCGCAACCTGACGCTGTCGCTCGACCAGATGGTGTATGACGGTTTCTTCACCCGCAGCGAGGTTGCCCGCCTCGGCTACGCCAAGCTGACGCGCTATTACGAACTCGTCGATGCCTCCGAAGGCGCCGCGTTCGAAGCGGTGCGTGCCTATGGCGACGTGGCGCGTTTCCGCGAACTCGTCAAGCTCGCGCAGGCGAATTACGTGCAGCACAAGCAGATCCACGACCAGATCGCCGAGCGCGCCGGTGCCGGAGTCGGTCGCCGCGTCGACCTCGAACAGGCGACCGGCCGTGTCGCGCTCGCCGAGTCGAACCTGCTCACCGAGGTGTCGAACCTGCACGATGTAAGCGCCCGCTACCTGCGCATCGTCGGCGAAGTGCCGCAGGATGCCATGCCCGGCCTGCCCGTCGGCACGTCGCTCGGTACGATCCCGCCGACGGCGAAGGACGCCTTGCGCACCGCCTTCAACAGCAGCCCCGCCCTGAACGCGGCCGTCGAGAACGTGCGTGCCAGCCAGGCGCTCATCGATTCGCGCCGCGCCGCCTTCCATCCGCGGCTCGACCTGCGCGCCCGCCAGATCGTCGACCACAATCTCGACGGCGTCGACGGGCGCACGCGCCAGGGCGTCATCGAGCTGGTGCTTAGCTACAACATCTTCCGCGGCGGCGCCGACGATGCGCGCCTGCGCCAGGCCGGCGACCTGAGCAACCAGGCGAAGGACCTGCGCGAGAAGGCCTGCCGCGACGTGCGTCAGACCTTGGCGATCGCCTACAACGACGTGCAGCGCCTGCAGGAGCAGCTGCGTTACCTCGACCAGCACCAGTTGTCGATCCAGAAGGCGCGCGAAGCCTACCGCCGCCAGTTCGACATCGGCCAGCGCACGCTGCTCGACCTGCTGGATACCGAGAACGAGTACTTCCAGGCCGAGCGCGCGTACGTGAATGCCGGCTACGATCAGATCATCGCGCAGGCGCGCGCGCTGTCGAGCATGGGGCAACTGATGGGCGCCCTGGGGGTCGCGCGCGAGGATCTGCCGGCGCCCGCCGACGTCGGCCAGGACCGCACCGGCATCGATCCCGATACCGTCTGCCCGCCGGAAGCGCCGGTGCCGATGACCATTGACAAGGCCGCCCTGTTGTCCGAAGCGATGAAGGCTGTCGGCGCCGTGCCCCCGGCCGGCTCCAGGACAAAATAA
- a CDS encoding transglutaminase-like cysteine peptidase, whose product MTCVLACVLLGVSMAAPDLDRMQRLARERFGPEAGESVGAWRQMLGDAADLDDQGKLQRVNTFFNRRIAFEDDIVVWQQQDYWATPMETLGRAAGDCEDFSIAKYMSLRLLGIPAEKLRLIYVRASIGGPGSGISQAHMVLGYYPSPADEPLVLDNLIGDIRTASRRPDLFPVFSFNAEGLWVGGSSRSAADPTTRLSRWRDVLERMRKEGLP is encoded by the coding sequence ATGACGTGCGTGCTGGCGTGCGTGCTGCTCGGCGTGTCCATGGCGGCACCCGACCTGGACCGCATGCAGCGGCTGGCGCGGGAGCGCTTCGGCCCGGAGGCTGGCGAGTCGGTTGGCGCCTGGCGCCAGATGCTCGGCGACGCGGCCGATCTCGATGATCAGGGAAAGCTGCAGCGCGTGAACACCTTCTTCAATCGCCGCATCGCGTTCGAGGACGACATTGTGGTCTGGCAGCAGCAGGATTACTGGGCCACGCCGATGGAGACTCTCGGACGCGCGGCCGGTGACTGCGAGGATTTCTCGATCGCCAAGTACATGAGCCTGCGCCTGCTCGGCATCCCGGCTGAAAAGCTGCGCCTGATCTACGTGCGCGCCAGCATAGGCGGGCCGGGCAGCGGCATCTCGCAGGCCCACATGGTGCTCGGCTATTACCCCTCGCCTGCCGACGAGCCGCTCGTGCTCGACAACCTCATCGGCGACATCCGCACCGCGTCGCGCCGCCCCGACCTGTTTCCGGTCTTCAGCTTCAATGCCGAGGGTTTGTGGGTAGGCGGTTCCAGCCGTTCGGCCGCCGACCCCACGACGCGGCTGTCGCGCTGGCGCGACGTGCTCGAACGCATGCGCAAGGAAGGTTTGCCATGA